AGCCTACTCTCTGAATCCTGTGAATCAGCGGGAAGGGGTAACGGGATGAGTCTAGCTGCCGAACAACTCGTCTATTTCTATGTTCCGGGATACAAACCGAATTACATAGAGTATGCTATGACCTTCTATCCTATGAATATTATTCTCTGCCTGGAAGACGGCACGCCGGAAGACAAGAAGCTGGAAGCCAGATACGTGGTTAAGAATGCGCTTCAGGAGTTCACAGACTCGGAGCATACTCTCATTGTCCGCATTAACAGTGTTCATACCCCGCACTGGGAGCGGGATCTGGAAGAGGTTGTGCCGCAGCGCCCCGACCGCATCCGCTTGCCAATGGTCAAGACGGCGGATGATCTGCGTCAGATTGAACGCAAGGTGCAGGAGATGTTGCGGGACCTGGGTCTGGACTATACTCCCAGCTATGAAGTCATGATCGAATGCTGTGAAGCTATTGCCAATATCGGCGACATTCACCAGGCCAGCGACAATATCTATGCCTTTACCTTTGGAGGAACAGATTATTTCAATGACTGTGTAGCTAAGGGGCTTGTGGACCCGGCCCGGGAGGTGCTTAGCGCCAAGCAGAAGCTGGGAGCTTACTGCCGGAGTATGGAGCTGCAGTGTTTTGACACCACTTATATGGCCTTCCGTGATCTGGAGGGGTTCCGCGAGGATTGTCTGCTGTCCAGGGAATATGGCTTCACCGGACGTTCAGTCATCCATCCTGACCAGGTTGCCGTTGTCCAAGAGATTTACGGAACTTCATTAGCGTAGGAGGCTGTTATGTTCACAACATACCGATTGGAATTACCTGAGCCTGTGACTCTGAATAAGCTTCAAATCCCTGTTTTCACCCATATGTTCCTGCAAAATGTATCTGCCCATAAGGTGCAGGTCGATCCGATTCAAGGGAAGCGCATCAGCGTCACTTATTTATCCGCCTATCCCAGGGAGCAAATCGAACAGGAAGTCGCTGGTTTTCTGGAACGGTTCGCCCCGAAGCACCTGGAGGATTCCTTATCATCCGATGAAGTACAGGAGCCTGCACTGAATGTGGTCGAACTGCCTGAGCCTCCATTAGAGCATCTGTGTTCCTGCTGCAAGCCGGGCAACGATCTGAACATCTCGGACGGCCTGCTGGAGCAGGGATGGCTCACTCTGCTGAAGAATCAGGAGCTGGCCTACCATCGCCCGATCATCCGTCTGCTGGAGTATTTTGACCAGAGTTATGTGGATTATGTCGGCCGGAGGATCGGGGATTGTCAGGAACGGCAGTATTCAGTTTTGTTGCCTGCTGCGTTCGCCGAGAAGATGAATTACTTCCATAGCGCACCGATGCATTTGCTGCTGGCCACTCATTTAAGCCATGATCATGAGACAATGAAATCCTTCGCTACAGATGTATCCGTGAATAACGGGAAGCTGCCGCAGGACT
This genomic interval from Paenibacillus sp. FSL H8-0332 contains the following:
- a CDS encoding CoA ester lyase; protein product: MSLAAEQLVYFYVPGYKPNYIEYAMTFYPMNIILCLEDGTPEDKKLEARYVVKNALQEFTDSEHTLIVRINSVHTPHWERDLEEVVPQRPDRIRLPMVKTADDLRQIERKVQEMLRDLGLDYTPSYEVMIECCEAIANIGDIHQASDNIYAFTFGGTDYFNDCVAKGLVDPAREVLSAKQKLGAYCRSMELQCFDTTYMAFRDLEGFREDCLLSREYGFTGRSVIHPDQVAVVQEIYGTSLA